A stretch of Candidatus Vicinibacter affinis DNA encodes these proteins:
- the rpmI gene encoding 50S ribosomal protein L35 — MPKVKTHSGAKKRMKLTGTGKVKTFQANTSHLMRNKSKKSKRRHRGSVVAHPSEQSRLKALLGIF; from the coding sequence ATGCCAAAGGTAAAAACCCATTCAGGGGCCAAGAAAAGAATGAAGCTTACAGGAACAGGAAAGGTTAAAACGTTCCAGGCAAACACCTCTCACCTTATGCGTAATAAGAGTAAGAAGTCCAAAAGACGCCACAGAGGCAGTGTTGTAGCCCACCCTTCCGAACAAAGCAGACTAAAAGCATTGTTGGGAATATTCTAA
- a CDS encoding translation initiation factor IF-3 → MNLRKKPQSYLDELRSQFRINEQIRNHSIRLVGDNFDELTQVAGKTIEPGIYDTMHAMKWAFDLGMDLVEITAKSDPPVCKIIDFNKFLYLKRKKEKEIKAKTAKVVIKEIRFGPNTDDHDFEFKIKHAIKFLEEGAKVKAYVQFKGRAIVFKDRGELILLRFINELLTHGAAEELPRLEGKRMYVIISPKKGVAKN, encoded by the coding sequence TTGAATCTTAGAAAGAAGCCTCAATCCTATCTTGATGAACTCAGGAGCCAATTTAGAATCAACGAACAAATCAGAAATCACTCTATACGTTTAGTTGGCGATAATTTTGACGAACTCACCCAGGTTGCCGGAAAAACCATAGAACCCGGAATTTATGATACCATGCATGCCATGAAATGGGCTTTTGACCTGGGCATGGATCTCGTGGAAATCACCGCCAAATCCGATCCTCCGGTTTGTAAGATCATTGATTTCAATAAATTCCTCTACCTCAAGAGAAAGAAAGAAAAAGAAATTAAGGCCAAGACCGCCAAGGTGGTCATCAAGGAAATTCGATTTGGTCCCAATACGGACGATCACGATTTTGAATTTAAAATCAAACACGCGATCAAATTTCTGGAAGAAGGTGCCAAAGTTAAAGCCTATGTACAGTTCAAGGGTCGTGCCATAGTCTTCAAAGACCGGGGCGAACTCATCCTGTTGAGGTTCATCAATGAGCTGCTTACCCACGGTGCTGCGGAGGAGCTTCCAAGACTGGAGGGCAAGCGGATGTACGTCATCATTTCCCCTAAAAAAGGCGTTGCAAAAAATTAA